The nucleotide sequence CGGTCTCGCCGGGCAGCCGCGTCCCCGCCGGGAAGCGGCCTTCGGCGATCTCGCGCTCGATGCCGTCGGCGACGCGCCGCCACAACGCCACGCCGGATCCGGCGTCTTCAATGCTCATTGCGGCTCCAACCAGCTCCCAGCGAAAATCACGGCCATGTCATCAAACAGTCATGGCGTCCTCTTATCAAGTTGTCTATTATCATAGACAACTTGAGCCGGGCAAGATCAGGACCAGTGATGAGCGGCGAGATGGCGTTGCAGGAGAGTCGAAAGGGTGCGATGCGCGTGTTGGCGCATGTTCCTTTGGCTGAAATCGAGGCGCGAATGACCGAACTGGAGGTGCCGGCGCATCGGGAACTCCGGGCCGCCGAGAGCGGGCTCGTGATGGTGCGTGGCCGGATCGGTGGTGACGGCGCGGCGTTCAATCTCGGCGAGGCGACGGTGTCGCGCGCGGCCGTCCGGCTCGACAGCGGCCAGGTCGGGTTCGGCTACGTGCTCGGTCGCGACAGCGACAAGGCGCGGCTGATCGCGCTGTGTGATGCGCTGCTGCAGTCGCCCGAGCACGCTCCGGCGATCGAGACCAAGGTCGTTGCGCCGCTGCGCGCACGGATGCAGGCCGGGCGGGAGCAGAGCGCGGCCGAGGCCGCCGCCACGCGGGTGGATTTCTACACCATGGTGCGGGGAGAAGGGTGATGGCGGCGACGACGATCGAGCTGCAGCCGGGGTTCGCTGACAAAGTGCTGTCGGCGCAATCGACATTCCGCACCGTCATGGAGGCGATGGCGCGTCCCGGCCAGGTGATGCAGGTCCGGGATGAGGTTGGTGGTCCGTCCTCGATGATGGCGGGCGTTGCGGCCATCGCGCTCACCTTGCTGGATCAGGAGACGCCGCTCTGGCTCGACGAGGCTTTCTCAAGCGCGCCCGATGTCAGTGCGTGGCTGAAGTTTCACACCGGCGCGCCGATTGTCGCGCGGCCGGACGCCGCGAGCTTCGCGCTGGTCGCAGAGCCTGCCGCTCTGCCGGACTTGGCCTCATTCGCATTGGGGACTCCAGAATATCCCGATCGCTCGACGACTCTGATCATGCAGGTGCCGAGCCTCACGGCCGGAGAGACTTTTCATCTGCGTGGTCCAGGCATCGACGGCACGACGGCGCTGACGGCCACGATCGAGCCGATCGATCTGTTCGTGCAGCTGTCGATCAACGAAGCGCTGTTTCCGCGCGGCATCGACGTGATCCTGGTCGACGATCGCTCGCTTGTCGCCATTCCGCGCACGACGCGCCTCGCATCATCAGGAGTCTGACGCATGTATGTGGCGGTCAAGGGTGGCGAGCGCGCCATCGAAAATGCGCACCGGCTCCTGGCGCATGAGCGGCGCGGTGATCGCAGCGTGCCGGAGCTGTCGCTGTCGCAGATTTCCGAGCAGCTGGGGCTGGCGGTCGATCGCGTTATGAGCGAGGGCTCGCTGTATGACCGCGAGCTGGCGGCGCTTGCCATCAAGCAGGCGCGGGGCGATCTGATCGAGGCGATCTTCCTGGTCCGCGCCTTCCGCGCCACCATGCCGCGCTTCGGCGCGACGGAGCCGGTCGATACCGGTGCGATGCGCGTGCAGCGGCGGATCTCGTCGACCTTCAAGGACATTCCGGGCGGGCAAGTGCTAGGTCCGACCTTCGACTACACGCATCGGCTGCTCGATCCGAGCCTCGCTCAGGGCGGCAATCCGGAGGATCCCGCGCTCGCCGCGACGTCCGACGTGCCGATGCCACGCGTGACGGACATCCTCGGACATGATGGGCTGATCGAGCCGTCTCCTGTGGCAAAGGAAGACGCGCCAGTCGGCGATCTCACGCGAGATCCGCTGAGCTTTCCCGCAGGCCGGGATCTGCGATTGCAGAATCTCGCGCGCGGCGACGAGGGCTTCCTGCTCGCGCTGGGATACTCGACCCAGCGCGGCTACGGCCGCAACCATCCGTTCGCCGGCGAGATCCGCTTCGGCGAGGTCGAAGTCGAGTTCTTTGCCGAGGAGATCGGCTTCGCCGTGCCGCTCGGATCGATCGAACTGACCGAATGCCAGATGGTCAATCAGTTCAAGGGCTCCGCGACGGAGCCGCCATGTTTTACGCGTGGCTATGGACTGGCATTTGGCCAGAGCGAGCGCAAGACGATGTCGATGGCCCTGGTCGATCGCGCGCTGCGCGCGCGCGAGCTTGGTGAGGATTTGATCGCGCCGGCGCAGGACGAGGAGTTCGTGATGTCGCACTCCGACAATGTCCAGGCGACCGGCTTCGTCGAGCACCTGAAGCTGCCGCATTACGTCGACTTCCAGTCCGAGCTCGGCCTGCTGCGCAAGCTGCGTCAGGAGTTCGCCGAGGCCAACGCCGCTCCCGCGCTGAAGGAGGCTGCGGAATGAATGCGCCCACCTACAACTTCGCCTATCTCGACGAGCAGACCAAGCGGATGATCCGCCGCGCGATCCTCAAGGCGATCGCGATCCCTGGCTACCAGGTGCCGTTCGCAAGCCGCGAGATGCCGATGCCTTATGGCTGGGGCACGGGCGGCGTTCAGGTCACTGCAGCCATCCTTGGTCCCAAGGATGTGCTCAAGGTGATCGACCAGGGCTCGGACGACACGACGAACGCGATCTCGATCCGCAAGTTCTTCGCCAAGACGGCGGGCGTGGAGACCACGACCTCGACGGACGCTGCGACCGTGATCCAGACCCGCCATCGTATTCCCGAGGCGCCGCTGCGCGCGGGGCAGGTGCTGGTCTATCAGGTGCCGATTCCGGAGCCGCTGCGGTTTCTCGAGCCGCGCGAGACCGAGACGCGCCGCATGCATGCGCTGGCCGAATACGGGCTGATGCACGTCAAGCTGTACGAGGACATTGCGCGCTTCGGCCACATCGCCACGTCCTATGCCTATCCGGTCAAGGTCAATGCGCGCTATGTGATGGACCCGTCACCGACGCCGAAGTTCGACAATCCGAAGATGGACAATTGCCCGGCGCTACAGCTGTTCGGCGCAGGGCGCGAGAAGCGCATCTACGCCATTCCGCCCTATACGTCGGTGGTCTCGCTCGATTTCGAGGACCATCCGTTCACGCGCTACAAATTCGACGCGCCGTGTGCGCTGTGCGGCGCGGAGGATTCGTATCTCGACGAGATCGTGACCGACGACAAGGGCAGCCGCATGTTCGTCTGCTCCGACACTGATTACTGCGAGGGTCGCCAGGCGGCCGGACATCGCGGCGTGGAGAGCGCCGCTCCGCACAAGGAGGCGGCCCATGGTTGAGGTGACCGGCGCACCGGATCAGCCGCTGCTCGTCGCCGAGGGGCTGACCAAGAGCTACGGCCGGCTCGCGGCCTGCCGCGACGTGTCCTTCGTGCTCTATCCCGGCGAGGTGCTCGCGATCGTCGGTGAATCCGGCTCGGGCAAGTCGACGCTGCTGCAGATGCTGTCGGCGCAGCTCGCGCCGACCGGCGGCCGCGTCTCTTACCGCATGCGAGATGGCGTGCTGCGTGATCTCGCAGAGCTCGGCGAGGCCGAGCGCCGTTTCCTGTTCCGCACCGACTGGGGCTATGTGCATCAGGACCCGGCCGCGGGCCTGCGCATGGCCGTCTCCGCCGGTGCCAATGTCGGCGAGCGGCTGATGGCCGTCGGCTGGAATAATTACGGGCGAATCCGACAGACGGCATCGTCCTGGCTGGAGCGGGTCGAGATCGACACGGCCCGCATCGACGATGCGCCGCGGACCTATTCCGGCGGCATGCGGCAGCGTTTGCAGATCGCGCGCAACCTGGTGACCGAGCCGCGGCTCGTGTTCATGGACGAGCCGACCGGCGGGCTCGACGTCTCCGTCCAGGCGCGGCTGCTCGACCTTATGCGCAGCCTGGTCACCGAACTCGGTCTCGCCGCGATCGTGGTCACGCATGACCTTGCCGTGGCGCGGCTGTTGTCCCATCGTGTGATGGTCATGAAGGAGGGGCGGGTGATCGAGACCGGCCTGACCGATCAGGTGCTCGACGATCCGCGCGAGCCCTACACCCAGCTTCTCGTGTCTTCCATCCTGCCGGCGTGAGCGTGAAAGCAATGACTGTGATGCTCAACGTTGAGAATGCCAGGAAGACCTTCACCATGCACCTGCAGGGCGGCATCACGCTGCCCGTGGTGCAGGGCGTCTCGTTCCAGGTCGCGGCCGGCGAGTGCGTCGTGCTGTCCGGACCTTCAGGCGCGGGCAAGTCGTCGATCCTGAAGATGATCTTCGGCAACTACCGCTGTGATGGCGGCCGCATCAGCGTCCGTCATCAGGGCGAGATGACGGATCTCGCCGGCGCCGAGCCGCGTCTGGTGCTCAATGCACGGCGACAGACCATCGGCTATGTCAGCCAGTTCTTGCGCGCCGTGCCGCGCGTGGCCGCGCTCGATGTGGTGGCCGAGCCGCTGCTCGCGGCGGGTGTCGCACGCGATGACGCACGGGCGCGTGCTGGCGGCTTGTTGAACCGGTTGAATATCCCAGAGCGGCTGTGGTCGCTGCCGCCCTCGACGTTCTCCGGCGGTGAGCAGCAGCGCGTCAACATCGCGCGCGGCTTCATCTCCGATCTCCCGATCCTGCTGCTCGACGAGCCGACGGCCTCGCTGGACGCGGCGAACCGGGCCGTGGTGGTCGATCTGATTGCGGCGAAAAAGAAGGCCGGCGTCGCGATGATTGCGATCGTGCACGATGATGATATCCGTGAGCAGATCGCAGACCGTACCGTCGATGTGACGACGTTCGCAGCGGCGGCGTAGAAGGCAGAGGAGCAGATGAGCGCGAACATGTCCGACACCGTGATAGGTAACGCCCGGCTGGTCCTCGCGGACCGCGTCATCGAGCAGGGCTGGGTGGCGATGGCCGGTGGCCGGATCGCCGATGTCGGTGAGGGCGCGGCGCCGACCGGCAGTCATGACGCCGGCGGTGATCTGCTGATGCCGGGGCTCATCGAACTGCACACCGATCACCTCGAGGCGCATTTCGTGCCTCGGCCGAAGGTGTATTGGGATCCGGTGGCCGCGGTCATTTCCTATGATGGGCAGCTGGCGACGGCAGGCATCACGACCGTTCTGGACTCGCTGCGGGTCTGGAGCGAGGAGGGCGCGGAAGGCGTCGACGGTCAGGCCAATGTGCTGGCGGATGCGATCGCGCAGGCCCGCGACGCGCGGCTGCTGCGCGCCGATCACTTCCTGCACCTGCGCTGTGAGGTACCGATGCCGACAGTGGTCGAGGAGGCGAAGCAGTTGGCGGGCCGGCCGGACGTCCGACTGATGTCGCTGATGGACCACACGCCGGGTCAGCGCCAGTTTCGCGACGAGGGCAAGCTGCGCGACTATTACCGCGGCAAGAGCGGCGGCAAGACCGATGCGGAGCTTGACGTCATGTTCGCGCGGCGCTTCGCCTATCAGCAGGCCTATGCGGCGGCGAACATGCGCGACATCGTTGCGCTGGCCAAGACTCATGACGTGCCGCTTGCCAGCCATGACGATACCACCGACGAGAACGTTGCCGACGCGATCAAGGACGGCATCGCCGTCGCTGAGTTTCCGACCACCATGGAGGCCGCGCGCGGGCTGCACGAGGCTGGCATCAGCATTCTGATGGGCGCGCCCAACGTGGTCCGCGGTGGCTCGCATTCCGGAAACATTGCCGCCGTGGATCTCGCGCGCGAGGGGCTGCTGGATATTCTGTCATCCGACTACGTGCCCTCGAGCCTGCTGATGGGCGCGCTGCAACTGCCACAGCGTGTGCCGGCGATCGATCTCGCTGCCGCGGTTCGGACCGTCACCAAGGCACCGGCTGACGCGGTGGGGCTGCATGACCGGGGCGAGATCGCAGCCGGCAAGCGCGCGGACCTGATCCGTGTCCATGTCGCCGGCGATCACGCTGTGGTACGCAGCGTCTGGCGGGAAGGGCAGCGGGTGGCATGAGCGTGGCGTCGACTGGCTCCGATGATCAGCACACGCCACTGGGGCCCGGACGGCTGGTGCTCGTGGTCGGACCGAGCGGCGCCGGCAAGGACACGCTGCTCAATCTGGCGCGGCGCGAATGTGCTGGCGATGATCGCATCGTGTTTCCGCAGCGGGTCGTGACCCGCGAGGCCTCGGCGTTCGAGGACAATCTGGAAATGAGCGAGGTCGCGTTTCGCGAGGCTCTCGCGGCCGGCGCATTCGCGCTGCATTGGGACGCGCATGGACATTGCTATGGCGTCCCGCGCAAGCTCAGGGATGACATCGCCGCGGGCCGTACCGTCGTCGTCAACGTGTCGCGAACCGTCATCCCATCGGCGCGGCGCGACTATGCCGAGGTCGTCGTGGTGAACATTACGGCGCCGGCCGAGGTCCTCGCAGAACGCCTCGGTAAGCGGCATCGCCCGAGCGACACGGACATCGGCGAACGGCTGCACCGGACCGTCAGTAATGAGACGGTGACCGCAGACGTCACGATCAACAATGTCGGCGACCCCGCGACACATGGGCGCAGGCTGATCGAGGTGATCAGGGGATCGAACGGCAGAGCCATGGCCGCGGCAAAAGGAGTTGGCACGGATGTCGATCATCACCACGATTGAGCAACTCGAGGCGATCTACGGCGAGACCGGGCTGACGTCGACGGCCAAAGTTGCTGATCGGGTGACACCGCATTATCGCGTGATGATCGAAAAATCGCCCTTCGTCGCGCTCGCGACATCAGGTCCGGAAGGGCTTGATTGTTCGCCGCGCGGGGATCTTCCCGGCTTCGTTCGCATCCATGACGACAAGACGCTGATGATGCCCGATCGTCGCGGCAATAATCGCGTCGATTCACTGCGCAACATCGTGCGCGACCCGCGGATCGGTTTGTTGTTCCTGATTCCGGGATCGGGCAACACGCTGCGCGTCAATGGCCGAGGTCACTTGTCGACCGATGCGGAGCTGCTCGAATCGTTCCGCATGGAAGGCAAGCTGCCGCGCACCGTGCTCGTCATGACGATCGACGAGATCTATTTTCAATGCGCCCGCGCGATCGTGCGTGCCGATCTCTGGAACCCCGACAAGCGCGTCGATCGCCAGGAGATTCCATCTCCTGGGCAGATCCTCGCCGCAATGACGGCCAACGCCGTCGATGGCGAAGAGTACGATCGCGAATGGCCCGATCGTGCGCGGAAGTCGATGTGGTGAAGGCCGAACTGCGGCCGTCCGCCTTGATAGGAGTGACAGCCGCAGCCGATCAGGCAGCGACGTCGAGCAGGCGTGACGAGCCGCGAATGAGGACCTTCCGTCCATCGGGCGTGATCTGCGCTGCGCTGTCGCTGATGACGGCGAGCCCGAGCGCAACGAGCTGTCCGACGATGAAGCCGTTCGGCCGACGGCCTTCGCGCACGGGACCGCGGAGCGCCTTGAGCGTCTCCCACTGATCCGGCGTGAGTTCGTGATCGAATTCCGCGTTCATGTTGCCTCGAAGCTTGTTGTGGCTCACACGTCTTAGGAAGACAGCGTGACGAAGATGCGACCGCTGTGCATCCGTAGTGATACGGCTCACTCATTACGCGCGAAGGGCGCAGCGATTAATTCAAATTTGAATGATCCGCAATGTGCAATGCAGCGTCGATATGTGATGCGCGGCGCAGCATGCGAGTTGCTCGTGGTTAACGACGTCTTAAGATTTGCGTAGCGAGATCGATCGGTAACGCAGCTGTCACATCAGCGTGTCAAACGGCGCCATTGTCCCGCTCGAATCAGCCGGCGCGTATCGCTTCGGCACGAAGATCCACTGAATGGCCGTGCCGAACGATGACCTGCCACCGCAGCTGAACCGAAGGGCCTGGCTGCGTGGTCTGGCGGGATTGACGATGAGCCTCGTGATTGCGGCGATCGCGATCGCCGTGCTCACCCGTGCCGTCAAGAAGCTCGATATCGATCATGTGATCGCAACCGCAGAGGCGACCGATCCGAAGCTCATCGCTCTCGCGTTGGTGTTGATCGCGCTCTCCTATGGCGGGCTGACATTCTATGACCTCTTTGCTCTCCGCACGATCGGTCGCAAGGACATCCCGTTTCGTGCAGCGGCCGTTGGCAGCTTCACGAGCTATCCGATTGCCCATGGCATCGGCGCGGTCGCGTTGATCTCTCCGCTGGTTCGCTATCGCGTCTACGCGCCTTACAAGCTCCGCGCGCTCGACATCGCCAAGATCAGCGTCCTCACGGGCCTGACGTTCTGGCTCGGCAATCTGACCGCGCTCGGTCTCAGTTTGATGATCGATCCCGATGCGTTCGGCTGGGTGGAGTATTGGCCCCCGACGCTCAACAGGCTGATCGCGGCGGCGCTGCTGTGCGGCATTCTCGTGTTTGTCATCTGGAGCTGGCCTGGACGACGCAGCCAACGATGGCGGTTGCGATTGCCATCAGGACCGACGGTGTTGCTGCAGATCCTGATCGGATTGTTCGATCTCAGCACCGCGGCGCTCGCCATGTATGTCCTGATACCGGCCGAACTCGGCATCGATGTTGCGCGGCTGATGGCCGTGCTCATTGCGGCAACCCTGCTTGGCTTCGCCAGTCACGCACCGGCCGGCATCGGGCTGTTCGATGCCACGATCATGCTCGGGCTCGGGGGCGATGACCAGGATCAGCTGCTTGCGGCGCTGCTGATGTTCCGCATCCTTTATCACCTGATCCCGTTCGTGTTGTCGCTGTCGCTATTCGGCGGCATCGAGCTTCGCCGAAGCTGGCGAGAAGGCGGGGCGGTCAGACCGGCGAGTTCAGCTTCAGCCCCACCATGCCGGCAATGATCAGCGTCAGGCAGAGCAGTCGCATGGGATCAGCCGGCTCGCTGTACAGCCACATCCCGACGACAATGCTTCCGGCAGCGCCAATGCCCGTCCAGACTGCGTAGGCGGTGCCGAACGGTAGTGACCGCAAGGCGAGCGACATCATCGCAAAGCTGAGCAGGATCGCGACAACGGTTCCGAGACTCGGCCAGAAGCGGGTCAGGCCGTCGGAATGCTTGAGACCAAGCGCCCAGACGATTTCGAGCAGGCCTGCGGCCAGGAGTGCGAGCCAGCCGCTCGTCATGGCCGCGGGCTCTTCAACGGCGGAGTAATCGCACGCGATGGTCCGGGCATTCTGGTCTCCACGCGATCCGAATGCCGCTCATCTGCAATCTTTGCACGACGCGCATGTGACAGCGCCGAGGACGAATCCGTCTGAAACTACCGCTCCTGCATCATCGTGAACACGAAGCCGGTCAGGCTTGCCCCGACCGCAAAGGCCAGCGTGAACGTGCCGACAAACACGACGAACGTCATGTGCGGGTCGAGGCTGTGGGCGATGAGAGTGGAGATGCCGAACGCATCGACCTGTGTCAGGGCGAACGCAAAGCCAAGCCCCAGCGCGGTCCCCATGAACGTGTGACAGGCGAGCTCGATCAGGATGGCCGGGCTGACCACGGCACTGCGTTTTTTCGGCGGCATGAGGCGGTCCTCGCTGTTGGCCGGTGAACGCGGGAACGGCGGACGGGGTTCCTGGCGAGCGCTCCAGCGATCGAGGCCGCATCGAAGGCGGTTGCCAGGGGGCGTGGTGAGCGGCTACCTAATGAGCCGACGGTGCCGATGCAGGCAGAACAACAACCGCGGCAGAGCGGCGTGACCGTGAGGCTCCAGCAGGGAGGATGAGCAACAGATGACGAACGCCATTCGCTTTCACAAAACTGGCGGCCCCGAGGTCCTCACTTGGGAGCAGGTCGAGGTCGGCAAGCCGGGGCCCGGCGAGGCGCGCATTCGCCACACGGCGGTCGGACTCAATTTCATCGACATCTACAACCGGTCGGGCCTCTATCCGGTGCAGCTTCCGAGCGGCCTGGGCAGCGAGGGCGCCGGCGTGGTCGAGGAACTGGGCGAAGGCGTGACGGACCTGAAGGTCGGCGACCGCGTCGCCTATGGCTCGTCGCCGCTTGGCGCCTATTCCGAGGCGCGGCTGATGCCGGCCGCGCTGCTGCTGAAGCTGCCCGATGAGATCGATGACAAGACCGCGGCCGCGATGATGCTGAAGGGCCTGACGGCGCAATACCTGATCCGGCAGACCTACCGCGTCAAGGCGGGCGAGACCATCCTGCTGCATGCCGCCGCCGGCGGCGTCGGGCTGATCCTCAGCCAATGGGCCAAGCATCTCGGCGTCACCGTCATCGGCACCGTGTCCAGCGACGACAAGGCGCAACTGGCCAAGGCGCATGGCTGTGAGCATACCATCGTCTACAGCCGCGAGGACTTCGTGGCGCGCGTGAACGAGATCACCGGCGGCAGGAAAGTGCCGGTGGTCTATGACTCCGTCGGCAAGGACACGTTCCTGAAGTCGCTCGATTGCCTCGCTCCGCTCGGCTACGCAGTGTTGTTCGGCCAGTCCTCCGGCACGGTCGATCCGCTCAATCTCGGCCTGCTCGCGCAGAAGGGCTCGCTGTTCGTCACCCGGCCGACGCTGTTCACCTATGCCGCCCGGCGCGAGAGCCTGGTCGCGATGGCCAACGAGCTGTTCGACGTCGTGAAGTCGGGCGCGGTGAAGATCGAGGTCAACCAGACCTATCCGCTCAAGGAGGCGGCGAGGGCTCACGCCGATCTCGCGGCGCGCAAGACCACCGGTTCCACTGTCCTGCTGGTCTGAACAAGCGCGGGAGTGTGGTTGGCGGCCGGCCGCCCATGCGGGTCCGTCCGCCAGCCCTGGCCGGTCAGCCGGCCGGCTCGTGCTTGCGGAGATCACGCAAATGATCAAACCGCACGGCCTGCAGGTCCGCCCCCGGGCCGTCGATTTCCGGGACCGCAGCCTCGGACATGAGGTCCGCGGTGATGTCGGCGACGGATTGGCCGACGATCTCGTGGATGAAGCTGATGTTGGAATACTCGCCCGACATGATCCGGGCGACGACATCGCGCCGGGTCAATTCAGGATCGACCACGGCCTCGCGTCCGCGGCAACCGTAGTCGATCATCACGACGAAATACTGCATGGAGCGCCAGTTCGCCTTCGGCTGACTGTGATCGCGCCATTATTTCTGTAAATCGGAAATTTGTCAAGGCCGATTCGGACCTGGGCAGGGAGCCGGCGGGGAGCGCGTCGGCTCTCCCCGCGACCGCCTCGAGCCTTACTTGTTGGCTGCGCGGGCGCGCGACTTCGCCGCCGCCTTGGCCCGGATGCGCGAGATCTGGCCGCGCGGCAGCGTGACGAAGATCTCGCCGATCCAGTCCAGCTTCACGCCGACGATCGGCTTGGCATTGAAGCTCTTCAGATTGACCACGGACGGCGACTTGCCGCGCTCGATCGTCTTCAGATAGCGCTCGCCGGACTTCAGCCGAACCACGGCCTCCTCGCCGTAGAAGCTCGACAGCGGGTGGCGCTGCTCCTTGTAGACGACGATCACGTCGCCACTTTCGTATTTCGGCAGCATCGAATCACCCATCACCTCGAAGGCGACCGTCTCTTCGGAGATGGGGAAGGGCAGGGCGACCTCGCCGAGCCCCTCGAGCGGCACCTGCTCGTAATCCGGCTCGATCACCGAGCCGGCGCCGACGCGTCCCATGATCGGCACGGAGTTCAGCTCCAGATACTCCGTGATCAGGGGGATTTCGGCCGCCTTGATCAGGCGCTGGCCTCCGAGGATCTCGGAG is from Bradyrhizobium sp. ORS 285 and encodes:
- the phnG gene encoding phosphonate C-P lyase system protein PhnG; amino-acid sequence: MSGEMALQESRKGAMRVLAHVPLAEIEARMTELEVPAHRELRAAESGLVMVRGRIGGDGAAFNLGEATVSRAAVRLDSGQVGFGYVLGRDSDKARLIALCDALLQSPEHAPAIETKVVAPLRARMQAGREQSAAEAAATRVDFYTMVRGEG
- the phnH gene encoding phosphonate C-P lyase system protein PhnH, whose amino-acid sequence is MAATTIELQPGFADKVLSAQSTFRTVMEAMARPGQVMQVRDEVGGPSSMMAGVAAIALTLLDQETPLWLDEAFSSAPDVSAWLKFHTGAPIVARPDAASFALVAEPAALPDLASFALGTPEYPDRSTTLIMQVPSLTAGETFHLRGPGIDGTTALTATIEPIDLFVQLSINEALFPRGIDVILVDDRSLVAIPRTTRLASSGV
- a CDS encoding carbon-phosphorus lyase complex subunit PhnI, whose amino-acid sequence is MYVAVKGGERAIENAHRLLAHERRGDRSVPELSLSQISEQLGLAVDRVMSEGSLYDRELAALAIKQARGDLIEAIFLVRAFRATMPRFGATEPVDTGAMRVQRRISSTFKDIPGGQVLGPTFDYTHRLLDPSLAQGGNPEDPALAATSDVPMPRVTDILGHDGLIEPSPVAKEDAPVGDLTRDPLSFPAGRDLRLQNLARGDEGFLLALGYSTQRGYGRNHPFAGEIRFGEVEVEFFAEEIGFAVPLGSIELTECQMVNQFKGSATEPPCFTRGYGLAFGQSERKTMSMALVDRALRARELGEDLIAPAQDEEFVMSHSDNVQATGFVEHLKLPHYVDFQSELGLLRKLRQEFAEANAAPALKEAAE
- a CDS encoding alpha-D-ribose 1-methylphosphonate 5-phosphate C-P-lyase PhnJ; the encoded protein is MNAPTYNFAYLDEQTKRMIRRAILKAIAIPGYQVPFASREMPMPYGWGTGGVQVTAAILGPKDVLKVIDQGSDDTTNAISIRKFFAKTAGVETTTSTDAATVIQTRHRIPEAPLRAGQVLVYQVPIPEPLRFLEPRETETRRMHALAEYGLMHVKLYEDIARFGHIATSYAYPVKVNARYVMDPSPTPKFDNPKMDNCPALQLFGAGREKRIYAIPPYTSVVSLDFEDHPFTRYKFDAPCALCGAEDSYLDEIVTDDKGSRMFVCSDTDYCEGRQAAGHRGVESAAPHKEAAHG
- the phnK gene encoding phosphonate C-P lyase system protein PhnK, yielding MVEVTGAPDQPLLVAEGLTKSYGRLAACRDVSFVLYPGEVLAIVGESGSGKSTLLQMLSAQLAPTGGRVSYRMRDGVLRDLAELGEAERRFLFRTDWGYVHQDPAAGLRMAVSAGANVGERLMAVGWNNYGRIRQTASSWLERVEIDTARIDDAPRTYSGGMRQRLQIARNLVTEPRLVFMDEPTGGLDVSVQARLLDLMRSLVTELGLAAIVVTHDLAVARLLSHRVMVMKEGRVIETGLTDQVLDDPREPYTQLLVSSILPA
- the phnL gene encoding phosphonate C-P lyase system protein PhnL encodes the protein MTVMLNVENARKTFTMHLQGGITLPVVQGVSFQVAAGECVVLSGPSGAGKSSILKMIFGNYRCDGGRISVRHQGEMTDLAGAEPRLVLNARRQTIGYVSQFLRAVPRVAALDVVAEPLLAAGVARDDARARAGGLLNRLNIPERLWSLPPSTFSGGEQQRVNIARGFISDLPILLLDEPTASLDAANRAVVVDLIAAKKKAGVAMIAIVHDDDIREQIADRTVDVTTFAAAA
- a CDS encoding alpha-D-ribose 1-methylphosphonate 5-triphosphate diphosphatase, which encodes MSANMSDTVIGNARLVLADRVIEQGWVAMAGGRIADVGEGAAPTGSHDAGGDLLMPGLIELHTDHLEAHFVPRPKVYWDPVAAVISYDGQLATAGITTVLDSLRVWSEEGAEGVDGQANVLADAIAQARDARLLRADHFLHLRCEVPMPTVVEEAKQLAGRPDVRLMSLMDHTPGQRQFRDEGKLRDYYRGKSGGKTDAELDVMFARRFAYQQAYAAANMRDIVALAKTHDVPLASHDDTTDENVADAIKDGIAVAEFPTTMEAARGLHEAGISILMGAPNVVRGGSHSGNIAAVDLAREGLLDILSSDYVPSSLLMGALQLPQRVPAIDLAAAVRTVTKAPADAVGLHDRGEIAAGKRADLIRVHVAGDHAVVRSVWREGQRVA
- the phnN gene encoding phosphonate metabolism protein/1,5-bisphosphokinase (PRPP-forming) PhnN gives rise to the protein MSVASTGSDDQHTPLGPGRLVLVVGPSGAGKDTLLNLARRECAGDDRIVFPQRVVTREASAFEDNLEMSEVAFREALAAGAFALHWDAHGHCYGVPRKLRDDIAAGRTVVVNVSRTVIPSARRDYAEVVVVNITAPAEVLAERLGKRHRPSDTDIGERLHRTVSNETVTADVTINNVGDPATHGRRLIEVIRGSNGRAMAAAKGVGTDVDHHHD
- a CDS encoding pyridoxamine 5'-phosphate oxidase family protein; this translates as MSIITTIEQLEAIYGETGLTSTAKVADRVTPHYRVMIEKSPFVALATSGPEGLDCSPRGDLPGFVRIHDDKTLMMPDRRGNNRVDSLRNIVRDPRIGLLFLIPGSGNTLRVNGRGHLSTDAELLESFRMEGKLPRTVLVMTIDEIYFQCARAIVRADLWNPDKRVDRQEIPSPGQILAAMTANAVDGEEYDREWPDRARKSMW
- a CDS encoding YbhN family protein, with translation MSLVIAAIAIAVLTRAVKKLDIDHVIATAEATDPKLIALALVLIALSYGGLTFYDLFALRTIGRKDIPFRAAAVGSFTSYPIAHGIGAVALISPLVRYRVYAPYKLRALDIAKISVLTGLTFWLGNLTALGLSLMIDPDAFGWVEYWPPTLNRLIAAALLCGILVFVIWSWPGRRSQRWRLRLPSGPTVLLQILIGLFDLSTAALAMYVLIPAELGIDVARLMAVLIAATLLGFASHAPAGIGLFDATIMLGLGGDDQDQLLAALLMFRILYHLIPFVLSLSLFGGIELRRSWREGGAVRPASSASAPPCRQ
- a CDS encoding multidrug efflux SMR transporter, whose product is MTSGWLALLAAGLLEIVWALGLKHSDGLTRFWPSLGTVVAILLSFAMMSLALRSLPFGTAYAVWTGIGAAGSIVVGMWLYSEPADPMRLLCLTLIIAGMVGLKLNSPV
- a CDS encoding quinone oxidoreductase; protein product: MTNAIRFHKTGGPEVLTWEQVEVGKPGPGEARIRHTAVGLNFIDIYNRSGLYPVQLPSGLGSEGAGVVEELGEGVTDLKVGDRVAYGSSPLGAYSEARLMPAALLLKLPDEIDDKTAAAMMLKGLTAQYLIRQTYRVKAGETILLHAAAGGVGLILSQWAKHLGVTVIGTVSSDDKAQLAKAHGCEHTIVYSREDFVARVNEITGGRKVPVVYDSVGKDTFLKSLDCLAPLGYAVLFGQSSGTVDPLNLGLLAQKGSLFVTRPTLFTYAARRESLVAMANELFDVVKSGAVKIEVNQTYPLKEAARAHADLAARKTTGSTVLLV
- a CDS encoding helix-turn-helix transcriptional regulator, with the translated sequence MLDVAMIERALEKPGKTKGGLARAMGVRPGAVSEILGGQRLIKAAEIPLITEYLELNSVPIMGRVGAGSVIEPDYEQVPLEGLGEVALPFPISEETVAFEVMGDSMLPKYESGDVIVVYKEQRHPLSSFYGEEAVVRLKSGERYLKTIERGKSPSVVNLKSFNAKPIVGVKLDWIGEIFVTLPRGQISRIRAKAAAKSRARAANK